From the genome of Prunus persica cultivar Lovell chromosome G8, Prunus_persica_NCBIv2, whole genome shotgun sequence:
tttaattaatggaTACGGGTGCATCAAGTTATAGTTATGATTTCATCAACATATACAATAATAATACATGTCTACTAGATATGGAAATCCCACCTCAGACCTGTTCtgagattaaaacaaaaacaggaaAAATAGATGACTGAACAAAGAATAAATGAATTATCTTCCTCAAGGCTTGTATCGTACAATAAACGACTGCATGCGTATTGTCAACACCATTACACAATTCAtcttccatcatttctctGAGAAAACAGTAGTAGAATGATACATTATCTGCTCAATTTAACAGACTCAAGAGATACTACAAATGATAATTAAAAAACCGTTCCTATAACACAACAATGACAATCAACCCTAACATATGCAGCAAGCACAATCGATCACTCTAACGGGTCAAACCGTAGCACCCTGGGATTTGTATCACCACAGTGGGCAGAGGTGACCAATCTGGAATGTTCCGAAAAATCAACAAAGTTTCAAGTATGACTAAGGCTTGGTGGATCTAAACTCTGCAATAACTAGACCCCAAGTCAAGGTTGCatttacaaatatattacaCAAGCTCAACACCTGTAGCTGGTAATGCGCTCATTTGCAATGTTCTACCATTTCCAACAAACCGTACAGATGGCAATGAAGGATCAGTAACAGATTCAATCTCAAGAAAACTGAAATCATATGCACCAGATCGCTTCAAACTGAACACAGAAACAAGTACAATCCATCCCAACATGGAAACTGCCCAGTAGTTGTTCATACCATGAATTAAACCCCATGCGATAGCATACCCAACAACAATTCCAGATAAATGACCGATAAAACTTGCTTGAGGAACGATGATTGAAGTAAAAATAAGTGACTCAAATGGAGCAAAACTAATGGGAAGTGAAAGAAATCCAAAAAGATGCAACTTGGATGTAGGTTGCTTGACAGAAAGAATCGTCATCCAACCAAAAACAACACAAGAATACCCAACAGCAGTAACTCTCCGAAAATACTCAATCTTGAATTTTTGGATTAAGATATGGTACATCCCCAAGACTAGCGCTCCGGAAAGTACAACCAAGACAAGTGTGTACTGCAGATAATATTCCATCCCGAGACCTATAGGCCCCAACTTTTCTACTACCCCAAGACTCCAAAGTGCACTCATATtgaaaacaagatgaagaatGCTTATATGAGAAAAAGCTGAAGTTATAATCCTCCAATGGTGCCCTGCAATGGCAGTTTCATAACTCAAGCCCACATGTGAATACCcaatgtttttcttctgtatGTAGAACCAAATTGCACTGCATATTCCTATGAAACAACTCGTGGCTGGTTTTTCCAAGATCTCGAAAACCAACGGCCTACCCATCTATAATATATTTCTTAAGGATGCTTCAAACTCAACTATATAATCTCAATACGACAATTTCCACAATAGTAATAAGCTGCTGAAGAATCAAGACCACTTTTGCAGTACCAAACATGACCAGATATTTAGAGCTCCCTCATAGTTTATAAATGAAAGGGCTTTCTCGAAACCCCAGAACTGTTTCAGAAACTACTCAGAGTTCACGAATTTAAGAATACCTGGATAAAAAATCTTCAATAAAACGTGAAGATTCACACAACCCACCATCCAAAATGTGCACAAGACACCAATCCAAGAAATGGGTGGGAACTTTGAGAATCAATCCAAAACCACTTCCTCGATGAATTTAATAAGTTGCATGAAACTTCATGCACAACAAGGAGAATCCTAGCTTCAGagaaatattaaatttcataAGCTTAGACCTTGAGGCAATGAAATTAGGTTCCTGAAAGATCAATGAATCAGAGTAATTGGGATTTTGCAGACATAGAACTTactaggaaaaggaaaaaaaacagtaaagATGCGTCTGAAGGGCACCAGAGGCacagaacaaaattttaagatAAAAGGAAGACAGTAAAGCTGCATACATTCCAACCACATAGAACAATAAAAATCAATTCTTTATACAAGGAGAAAATTTATTATTAGTGAAAGTTTTTAAGAAAGGTGTAAATGAAATCAATGTCGACTAACAGATGGCTAAGAAGAATCCCAAATTAGGGATTTTTCTGGTCTGAAAGAGAGTAACTGAAATAAACCCAAATCAATACATCCATGGACTTGAACTTGTATAAAAACCCTAACCTATCCCAAATCAAGATACCTGAGTGAGGTGGAGTGGGGCAGGTGCTGTGTTGTAAAGAAGATCTGCGCGCGCTCTAGGAGGAAGCAGCGAAAATCAATGTCTGTCCGTAAAATGAGGCTGCTAATTCGATGGAGATGAGAAAGACAGAAGAAAGGAAATGGGGACTCAACGAGGAAGTGACAGAGACGATGATGGGCTAGAAGGTCTGTGAGCTTTCCAggtctctttttttaaaattttattttttatttaatttttttaaaatgatctTTTTTATTGAGAGAGACCCTAATATACTAAATGGTTATTTACTCAAATTGTCTTCAAATTTATACCCGAGTTGCATTTTGATCtctcaactaaattattcattcaaatgATCCATCAACTCTTTATCAATCGACACATTGGTCCTACTGTTACATTATGCAATATTGTCATCAAATAAAGGGGTAAAAAAGTCCAGTTAAATAAAatagtaaataaattaaaaactaaaaactaaaaattaaaagggaaaaaaaaaaaaaacccctccTTCTCCCACTTCCCAGTTCCCAACCCGATAATCATTGCCCCAACGCCCCATCTTCTCTTCCCCACAAcgagagagaaagggagagagaggaggttgCAGGTGCTTGATGAGATGCGAGTGGGATTGGGTGGGCTAGGTTTTTTTagggttatttttttttttttattctttgtgCAAGATGATACTTTTTGGGAACATGTTGAGGCAATATTAGATTTCACAAAGCCAATTTATCTTGTGGTACAATTTGATGATGGTG
Proteins encoded in this window:
- the LOC18768156 gene encoding RHOMBOID-like protein 13, with the translated sequence MGRPLVFEILEKPATSCFIGICSAIWFYIQKKNIGYSHVGLSYETAIAGHHWRIITSAFSHISILHLVFNMSALWSLGVVEKLGPIGLGMEYYLQYTLVLVVLSGALVLGMYHILIQKFKIEYFRRVTAVGYSCVVFGWMTILSVKQPTSKLHLFGFLSLPISFAPFESLIFTSIIVPQASFIGHLSGIVVGYAIAWGLIHGMNNYWAVSMLGWIVLVSVFSLKRSGAYDFSFLEIESVTDPSLPSVRFVGNGRTLQMSALPATGVELV